A stretch of Pseudomonas sp. 7SR1 DNA encodes these proteins:
- a CDS encoding alpha/beta hydrolase family protein, with the protein MKRLGAGLLLGLLGSLVTVQAAPGLEPHWSAGFHELSFLDPLDHQPMRAIAFYPSTAREQTSRLEGYEIDAAPDARIAIGRFPMLMLSHGNTGTPLALHDLATSLARKGFVVVAVIHPGDNAQDHSRLGTLSNLYGRPIQISEAITATLSDPMLSPFVNAGQVGVIGYSAGGETALILSGATPDLDRLRRYCHERPDDRDACNTQGELIADRDDLHPVADPRVRALLLMAPLSLKFGRHTLADVHVPVLLYSGDGDKLVAFDKNAAALARKLPTAPDFKTLAGAGHFVFMAPCTEEQIAAMPALCTDADGVDRKDIHRTMISEAGRFFSQALGRPTRAGLRTADQ; encoded by the coding sequence ATGAAGCGTCTTGGTGCAGGGTTACTGCTTGGTTTGCTCGGCAGCCTGGTGACAGTACAGGCCGCACCGGGGCTGGAGCCTCATTGGAGTGCCGGTTTCCATGAGCTGAGCTTCCTCGATCCGCTGGACCACCAGCCCATGCGTGCCATCGCCTTCTATCCGTCGACCGCCCGGGAGCAGACCAGCCGGTTGGAAGGCTATGAGATCGATGCCGCGCCGGACGCCCGGATCGCCATCGGCCGCTTTCCCATGCTGATGCTCTCCCATGGCAACACCGGTACGCCGCTGGCCTTGCATGACCTGGCCACGTCCCTGGCGCGCAAGGGGTTCGTGGTGGTGGCGGTGATTCATCCGGGCGATAACGCCCAGGACCACAGCCGGCTCGGCACCTTGAGCAATCTGTACGGACGGCCCATCCAGATCTCCGAAGCCATCACCGCAACGTTGAGCGACCCGATGCTGTCGCCGTTCGTCAATGCCGGGCAGGTGGGCGTGATCGGCTATTCGGCCGGCGGCGAAACCGCGTTGATCCTGTCGGGCGCCACCCCGGATCTCGATCGCCTGCGTCGCTACTGCCATGAGCGGCCGGATGATCGCGATGCCTGCAACACCCAGGGCGAGCTGATTGCCGACCGCGACGACCTGCATCCGGTGGCCGACCCCAGGGTCCGGGCGTTGTTGTTGATGGCGCCGTTGAGCCTGAAGTTCGGCCGTCATACCCTGGCCGACGTCCATGTGCCGGTGCTGCTGTACAGCGGCGATGGCGACAAGTTGGTGGCCTTTGACAAGAATGCCGCCGCCCTGGCCCGCAAACTGCCCACCGCGCCGGATTTCAAGACCCTGGCCGGGGCCGGGCATTTCGTGTTCATGGCCCCTTGCACTGAAGAGCAGATCGCCGCGATGCCTGCGCTCTGCACCGATGCCGATGGCGTCGACCGCAAGGACATCCACCGCACCATGATCTCCGAAGCAGGGCGCTTTTTCAGCCAGGCCTTGGGTAGGCCGACCCGCGCCGGCCTGCGGACCGCGGATCAATAA
- the ku gene encoding non-homologous end joining protein Ku: MARAIWKGAISFGLVHIPVALVSATSSQGVDFDWLDKRSMDPVGYKRVNKVTGKEVTKEDIVKGVEYQKGQYVLLSEEEIRSAHPKSTQTIDIFSFVDSEKIPLQNIDTPYFLAPDKRGGKVYALLRETLVKTNKVALAHVVLHTRQHLAALMPLESALVLVMLRWPAEVRDLDILELGDEVIHPTLAKGELEMAKRLVEDMSGDWEPQAYRDSFEDKIMELVEKKANEGRLEAVETDPGEEQRKSADVIDLTELLKRSLGSKGKAADKPGGKTAEKAAKPRKSTPAKKATKASRG; this comes from the coding sequence ATGGCACGGGCAATCTGGAAAGGCGCTATCAGTTTCGGGTTGGTGCATATCCCGGTTGCGCTGGTGTCGGCGACGTCATCCCAAGGGGTGGATTTCGACTGGCTGGACAAGCGCAGCATGGACCCGGTGGGCTACAAGCGGGTCAACAAGGTCACCGGCAAGGAAGTGACCAAGGAAGACATCGTCAAGGGCGTCGAATACCAGAAAGGCCAGTATGTGCTGCTCAGCGAAGAGGAGATCCGCTCCGCACACCCCAAGTCCACGCAGACCATCGACATCTTTTCCTTCGTCGACAGCGAGAAAATTCCACTGCAGAACATCGACACCCCCTACTTCCTTGCCCCCGACAAGCGCGGCGGCAAGGTCTATGCGCTCTTGCGCGAGACCCTGGTCAAGACCAACAAGGTGGCCCTGGCCCATGTCGTGTTGCATACCCGCCAGCACCTGGCGGCCCTCATGCCCCTGGAATCGGCTTTGGTGCTGGTGATGCTGCGCTGGCCCGCCGAAGTGCGCGACCTGGATATCCTGGAACTGGGCGACGAGGTGATTCACCCGACGCTGGCCAAGGGTGAGCTGGAAATGGCCAAGCGCCTCGTGGAGGACATGAGTGGGGATTGGGAACCCCAGGCATACCGCGACAGTTTCGAGGACAAGATCATGGAACTGGTGGAGAAAAAAGCCAACGAGGGCCGGCTCGAAGCAGTGGAAACCGACCCGGGCGAAGAACAACGCAAGAGCGCCGATGTCATCGACCTCACCGAACTGCTCAAACGCAGCCTGGGCAGCAAGGGCAAGGCGGCCGACAAGCCCGGCGGCAAGACCGCCGAGAAAGCCGCCAAGCCTCGTAAATCCACCCCTGCCAAAAAAGCCACCAAGGCCTCCCGGGGCTAA
- a CDS encoding fimbrial protein translates to MNKAISILAALSLSFNVSESKAQSEVQYTCDNTYTHATTQALQINASVTIPDSAPAGTVVWRMPAQDLNYNCWLGPSTFATYFFLNPLGRDFGPDIEVGVTLNGTDYRPSVTKSVRARTMPTNSTSVGQINVNEFGYYKASLFILKKTAASTTSQTRTVDLNNYVPYTIGKEGQPISGLLSVVVKGLTANLIPCSSTVTVNPTTMSFGNIISAGATPGLEIKRATFSLFEQRTCQGTAVYGLNGILRPAENASLYDSMGTLVPKDNDSVGIEILDADNHTPLRFNNAFVVIPQVSSTSNSKQFEARLKWRTDKPKLGSFKAGAIFDVYYK, encoded by the coding sequence ATGAATAAAGCAATAAGTATCCTGGCAGCGCTTTCGTTGAGTTTCAATGTGTCTGAGTCCAAGGCCCAGAGCGAGGTGCAATACACCTGTGACAACACCTACACTCATGCAACTACGCAAGCCTTGCAAATCAATGCCTCTGTAACGATACCCGACTCGGCACCTGCAGGAACGGTAGTATGGCGGATGCCCGCCCAGGACCTGAACTACAACTGCTGGTTAGGACCTTCGACGTTTGCGACCTATTTTTTTCTTAATCCCCTCGGCCGGGATTTTGGTCCGGATATAGAAGTCGGGGTGACGTTGAATGGCACTGACTATCGCCCGTCTGTTACCAAGTCTGTGCGCGCAAGGACCATGCCTACGAACAGTACGTCGGTAGGGCAGATAAATGTCAATGAGTTCGGATATTACAAGGCCTCTTTGTTTATTTTAAAAAAGACCGCTGCAAGCACGACTTCACAGACCAGGACAGTAGACCTGAACAACTATGTTCCCTATACGATTGGGAAGGAGGGGCAGCCTATTTCGGGGTTGCTCTCTGTAGTTGTCAAAGGCCTCACCGCCAACCTCATCCCCTGTTCGTCCACGGTTACCGTGAATCCTACTACCATGAGTTTCGGAAATATCATCAGTGCTGGCGCAACTCCCGGGCTTGAAATCAAGCGTGCCACCTTCTCGCTCTTTGAACAACGTACCTGTCAAGGTACCGCCGTGTATGGTTTGAACGGGATTCTGCGACCCGCGGAGAACGCGAGTCTATACGACAGTATGGGAACCCTGGTGCCCAAGGACAATGATTCGGTCGGTATCGAAATCCTGGATGCCGACAACCACACCCCGCTGCGCTTCAACAACGCGTTCGTGGTGATTCCTCAAGTCAGCTCGACCAGTAACAGCAAGCAATTCGAGGCTCGTTTGAAGTGGCGCACGGATAAACCCAAGCTGGGCAGCTTCAAAGCCGGCGCTATCTTTGACGTGTACTACAAGTAG
- a CDS encoding ABC-F family ATPase, with protein sequence MISTANITMQFGAKPLFENVSVKFGAGNRYGLIGANGCGKSTFMKILGGDLEPSGGQVMLEPNVRLGKLRQDQFAYEAFTVIDTVIMGHEELWKVKAERDRIYSLPEMTEEDGMAVAELETEFAEMDGYTAESRAGELLLGLGIPLAQHFGPMTEVAPGWKLRVLLAQALFSDPEVLLLDEPTNHLDINTIRWLENILTARNSTMIIISHDRHFLNSVCTHMADLDYGELRLFPGNYDEYMIAATQSREQLLSDNAKKKAQIAELQTFVSRFSANASKAKQATSRAKQIDKIQLAEVKPSSRVSPFIRFEQTKKLHRQAVTVERMSKGFDGKTLFKNFSFTVEAGERVAIIGPNGIGKTTLLRTLMGELTPDSGSVKWTESAELGYYAQDHAHDFEDDVSLFEWMGQWTQGEQMIRGTLGRMLFSNDEILKSVKVISGGEQGRMLFGKLILQKPNVLVMDEPTNHLDMESIEALNLALENYPGTLIFVSHDREFVSSLATRIIELSADGVVDFSGTYDDYLRSQGVMF encoded by the coding sequence TTGATCTCCACAGCTAACATCACCATGCAGTTCGGCGCCAAGCCGCTGTTCGAAAACGTTTCGGTCAAGTTCGGTGCGGGCAACCGCTATGGCCTGATCGGCGCCAACGGTTGCGGCAAGTCGACCTTCATGAAAATCCTCGGTGGCGATCTCGAGCCGTCCGGTGGCCAGGTGATGCTCGAACCGAACGTACGCCTGGGCAAGCTGCGCCAGGACCAGTTCGCCTACGAAGCCTTTACCGTGATCGACACGGTCATCATGGGTCACGAGGAACTGTGGAAGGTCAAGGCCGAGCGTGATCGCATCTACTCGCTGCCGGAAATGACCGAAGAAGACGGCATGGCCGTGGCCGAGCTGGAAACCGAGTTCGCCGAGATGGACGGCTACACCGCCGAGTCCCGTGCCGGTGAGCTGCTGCTGGGCCTGGGCATTCCGCTGGCACAGCATTTCGGTCCGATGACCGAGGTGGCGCCGGGCTGGAAACTGCGGGTCCTGCTCGCCCAGGCGTTGTTCTCCGATCCTGAAGTACTGTTGCTCGACGAACCGACCAACCACCTGGACATCAATACCATCCGCTGGCTGGAAAACATCCTCACGGCGCGTAACAGCACCATGATCATCATTTCCCACGACCGGCACTTCCTGAACAGCGTCTGCACCCACATGGCCGACCTGGACTACGGTGAGCTGCGCCTGTTCCCGGGCAACTATGACGAGTACATGATCGCCGCGACCCAGTCCCGCGAGCAGCTGCTGTCGGACAATGCCAAGAAGAAAGCCCAGATCGCCGAGCTGCAGACCTTCGTCAGCCGCTTCTCGGCCAACGCCTCGAAAGCCAAGCAGGCCACTTCCCGCGCCAAGCAGATCGACAAGATCCAGCTCGCCGAGGTCAAGCCGTCGAGTCGCGTGAGCCCATTCATCCGGTTCGAGCAGACCAAGAAACTGCATCGCCAGGCAGTCACCGTCGAGCGTATGTCCAAGGGCTTCGACGGCAAGACCCTGTTCAAGAACTTCAGCTTCACCGTCGAAGCCGGCGAACGTGTGGCGATCATCGGCCCCAACGGTATCGGCAAGACCACCCTGCTGCGCACCCTGATGGGCGAACTGACACCCGATAGCGGCTCGGTGAAATGGACCGAAAGCGCCGAGCTGGGCTACTACGCCCAGGACCACGCCCATGACTTCGAAGACGACGTCAGCCTGTTCGAATGGATGGGCCAATGGACCCAGGGCGAACAGATGATCCGGGGCACCCTGGGTCGCATGCTGTTCTCCAACGATGAGATCCTCAAGTCGGTCAAGGTGATCTCCGGTGGCGAACAGGGCCGCATGCTGTTCGGCAAGCTGATCCTGCAGAAGCCCAACGTACTGGTGATGGACGAACCGACCAACCACCTGGACATGGAATCCATCGAAGCGCTGAACCTGGCGCTGGAAAACTATCCGGGCACGCTGATCTTCGTCAGCCACGACCGCGAGTTCGTGTCGTCCCTGGCCACCCGCATCATCGAACTGAGCGCCGACGGCGTCGTCGACTTCAGCGGCACTTATGACGACTACCTGCGCAGCCAGGGTGTGATGTTCTAG
- a CDS encoding FMN-dependent NADH-azoreductase — protein sequence MKLLHIDSSILGDNSASRQLSREVVQAWKAAEPDVEVTYRDLAADAISHFSAQTLVAAGTSAELRDAALQHEAQLSAATLAEFLAADALVVAAPMYNFTIPTQLKAWIDRIAVAGQTFRYTEAGPQGLCGNKKLVIVSTAGGLHAGQPSGVGHEAYLKLLFGFLGITDIEIVRAEGLAYGDDMRTKAMSEAKLQIGEQFAAA from the coding sequence ATGAAACTTCTGCACATCGATTCGAGCATTCTCGGAGACAACTCCGCTTCTCGCCAGCTGAGCCGCGAAGTGGTCCAGGCCTGGAAAGCCGCCGAGCCGGACGTGGAGGTGACCTATCGCGACCTGGCCGCCGACGCCATCAGCCACTTCTCCGCCCAGACGCTGGTGGCGGCCGGTACCAGCGCCGAACTGCGCGACGCCGCCCTGCAGCATGAGGCGCAGCTCAGCGCCGCCACCCTGGCCGAATTCCTGGCGGCGGATGCACTGGTAGTGGCTGCGCCGATGTACAACTTCACCATCCCGACCCAATTGAAGGCCTGGATCGACCGTATCGCCGTCGCTGGCCAGACCTTCCGCTACACCGAAGCCGGTCCGCAAGGCCTGTGCGGCAACAAGAAACTGGTCATCGTATCCACTGCCGGCGGCCTGCATGCCGGCCAGCCAAGCGGCGTGGGTCATGAAGCGTATCTGAAACTGCTGTTCGGTTTCCTCGGCATCACCGACATCGAGATCGTCCGGGCCGAAGGCCTGGCTTACGGTGATGACATGCGCACCAAGGCCATGAGCGAAGCCAAGCTGCAGATCGGCGAGCAGTTCGCCGCCGCATAA
- the lpxO gene encoding lipid A hydroxylase LpxO translates to MKLIIVAIYILSIGYVHLRGRVRHKLGRQLSDHSSFLAPINCLLYLCSKLPNRPYLETADFPDLSPLQAHWEEIRAEGQNLLKAGEIKRSNQYDDVGFNSFFKTGWKRFYLKWYGDSHPSAMKLCPRTTELVQGIGSIKAAMFAELPPGSKLVRHRDPYAGSYRYHLGLDTPNDPGCYINVDGQQYHWRNGEAVMFDETFIHYAENTTPHNRIILFCDVERPMKFRWASAFNRWFSRTVMAAAGAPNDAGDRTGGLNRAFSRLYRIRLQGKALKKRNRTLYYLQKWAFFGGLLAIFVWI, encoded by the coding sequence GTGAAACTCATCATTGTTGCGATCTATATCCTCTCCATCGGCTATGTGCACTTGCGTGGGCGTGTACGGCACAAGCTCGGTCGCCAGTTGAGCGACCATTCCTCCTTCCTCGCGCCTATCAATTGCCTGCTGTACCTGTGTTCGAAACTGCCCAACAGGCCTTACCTGGAAACGGCCGATTTTCCCGACCTGAGCCCCTTGCAGGCCCATTGGGAAGAAATTCGCGCCGAAGGCCAGAACCTGCTGAAGGCAGGAGAAATCAAGCGCTCCAATCAATATGACGATGTCGGTTTCAACTCGTTCTTCAAGACGGGCTGGAAGCGCTTCTATCTCAAGTGGTACGGCGACAGCCATCCTTCGGCCATGAAGCTGTGTCCGCGCACTACCGAGCTGGTACAGGGCATCGGGTCGATCAAGGCGGCGATGTTCGCCGAGTTGCCGCCAGGCTCGAAGCTGGTCCGGCACCGCGACCCGTATGCCGGTTCGTATCGGTACCACTTGGGCCTGGATACGCCCAACGATCCTGGCTGCTACATCAATGTCGATGGCCAGCAATACCACTGGCGTAATGGCGAGGCGGTGATGTTCGACGAGACGTTCATCCATTACGCCGAGAACACCACGCCTCACAACCGCATCATCCTGTTCTGCGACGTGGAGCGGCCGATGAAATTCCGCTGGGCCAGTGCCTTCAACCGTTGGTTCAGTCGCACCGTAATGGCGGCCGCCGGTGCACCGAACGATGCTGGCGACAGGACCGGCGGGCTGAACCGGGCGTTTTCCAGGCTCTACAGGATCCGCCTGCAAGGCAAGGCCCTGAAGAAGCGCAACCGTACCCTGTATTACCTGCAGAAATGGGCGTTCTTCGGTGGGCTGTTGGCGATTTTCGTCTGGATCTGA
- a CDS encoding MFS transporter, producing MSTPQSAPSSLSVTLQIVSIVFYTFIAFLCIGLPIAVLPGYVHEQLGFSAVVAGLTIGSQYLATLLSRPMAGRLSDSVGTKRAIVYGLSGIVLSGGLTLLSTLLQSLPLLSLLILIGGRLLLGVAQGLIGVGTISWCMGQVGVEHTARSISWNGIASYGAIAIGAPLGVVMVGDLGFASLGIALSLLAGGALLLIRNKPSVPVVRGERLPFRAVFGRIAPFGTSLCLASIGYGTLTTFITLFYLSRGWTGAAWCLTVFGICFILSRLLFISSIGRFGGFNSAIACMSIETLGLVLLWLAPSTGFALVGAGLAGFGLSLVYPALGVEAIKQVPNTSRGAGLSAYAVFFDLALAIAGPMMGAVALNLGYSWIFFSAAVLSISGLALTLLLRQRAGKAAY from the coding sequence ATGTCAACGCCTCAATCCGCCCCCAGCTCCCTGTCGGTCACCCTGCAGATCGTCTCCATCGTTTTCTACACGTTCATTGCCTTTCTCTGCATCGGCCTGCCGATTGCCGTATTGCCGGGCTACGTCCACGAGCAACTGGGCTTCAGTGCGGTGGTGGCTGGATTGACCATCGGCTCGCAGTACCTGGCGACCCTGCTCAGCCGGCCCATGGCCGGGCGGCTGTCGGACAGCGTCGGCACCAAGCGGGCGATTGTCTACGGTTTGTCGGGTATCGTGCTCAGCGGGGGGCTGACCCTGCTCTCCACCTTGCTGCAAAGCCTGCCACTGCTGAGCCTGCTGATCCTGATCGGCGGCCGGCTGTTGCTGGGGGTGGCCCAGGGCCTGATCGGCGTAGGCACCATCAGTTGGTGCATGGGCCAGGTCGGAGTGGAACACACGGCCCGTTCGATTTCCTGGAACGGCATCGCCTCTTATGGCGCGATCGCCATCGGTGCCCCCCTGGGAGTGGTGATGGTGGGCGACCTGGGTTTCGCCAGCCTGGGGATCGCCTTGTCGCTGCTGGCCGGTGGGGCGCTGTTGCTGATTCGCAATAAACCGTCGGTGCCGGTGGTTCGTGGCGAGCGCCTGCCTTTCCGGGCGGTATTCGGCCGTATCGCGCCGTTTGGAACGAGCCTGTGCCTGGCCTCGATCGGCTATGGCACGCTCACGACATTCATAACCCTGTTCTACCTCAGTCGCGGCTGGACCGGCGCGGCCTGGTGCCTGACCGTCTTCGGCATCTGTTTCATCCTCTCGCGCTTGTTGTTCATTTCCAGCATCGGCCGCTTCGGAGGGTTCAACTCTGCCATTGCGTGCATGAGCATCGAAACCCTCGGGCTGGTGTTGCTGTGGCTGGCGCCTTCCACAGGGTTCGCCCTGGTGGGCGCGGGGCTGGCCGGTTTCGGGCTGTCGCTGGTGTACCCGGCGCTGGGCGTGGAGGCCATCAAGCAGGTGCCGAACACCAGCCGCGGCGCGGGATTGAGTGCCTACGCCGTCTTCTTCGACCTGGCCCTGGCGATTGCCGGGCCCATGATGGGCGCGGTGGCGTTGAACCTGGGTTATTCATGGATCTTTTTCAGCGCCGCTGTACTGTCGATCAGCGGCCTGGCCTTGACCCTGCTGCTACGCCAGCGTGCCGGAAAAGCCGCTTATTGA
- a CDS encoding fimbrial biogenesis chaperone has protein sequence MRFIKFGALVWLLSQTITFTGLAAADVDFGGTTRFVFNARDKAKTITIENVGKQAVLAQVTFGDGDDQQALDDLPLALSRPLIEIQPGDKQTVDILYQGVGLPRDRESCFLLSVMDIPKVPAEQNRLQIVLRHRLKVFFRPALPMSPTEAFTRLYWRQATQSKDAILDAHNDSPYFQTLTDVQFLDRQGRVCGKPVAHLMLPPFSTRDVQLADCAKPIARITSTFITDEGDRTPHVMAVTRSTPNSGSPI, from the coding sequence ATGCGGTTTATCAAGTTCGGTGCCTTGGTCTGGCTACTGTCTCAAACGATAACGTTTACTGGGCTGGCGGCGGCAGATGTTGATTTCGGTGGGACGACCCGGTTCGTCTTCAATGCCAGGGACAAGGCAAAAACAATTACGATCGAAAATGTTGGCAAGCAAGCCGTGCTGGCTCAGGTCACATTTGGTGATGGCGATGATCAGCAAGCTCTGGACGACTTGCCGCTTGCGCTTTCAAGACCATTAATTGAGATTCAGCCCGGAGACAAGCAGACGGTTGATATTCTGTATCAAGGGGTTGGGCTTCCTCGGGATCGGGAATCCTGTTTTCTATTGAGTGTGATGGATATTCCAAAGGTTCCTGCGGAGCAGAACAGGTTGCAGATTGTCCTGCGTCACCGCCTGAAGGTATTTTTCCGCCCCGCGTTGCCTATGTCTCCGACAGAAGCTTTTACCAGGTTGTATTGGCGGCAGGCGACCCAATCAAAAGATGCCATCCTCGATGCTCACAATGATTCGCCTTATTTCCAGACTCTCACGGATGTCCAATTCCTTGATCGGCAGGGGCGGGTGTGTGGGAAACCCGTGGCGCACCTGATGTTGCCCCCCTTTTCTACACGGGATGTACAGCTGGCCGATTGTGCAAAGCCAATAGCCAGGATTACCAGCACGTTCATCACGGATGAGGGCGATAGAACTCCGCATGTGATGGCTGTGACGCGTTCCACACCTAATTCAGGATCGCCGATATGA
- the ligD gene encoding DNA ligase D: MAKADSEYARSSGTEPDTVTTRDDNRRDDSLTDNRLPERLSPQLATPVEQPPAGEWRYEVKFDGYRLLARIEHGAVRLFNRNHQDWTERLKLHADALAALGLGDSWLDGELVLLDDTGRSDLAALRQAFEIGRTVDLLYFLFDAPFLNGRDLRQVPVEERRAALKKALANNASKHLRFSEAFSASQDEIFESASALSLDRVVGKRLGSPYAGQRSVDWVKLKCRLRQAFVIVGFTRAQGTRSGFGALLLAVNGPAGLTYAGRVGTGFNQAQLKGLHEQLLRQVRDTSPLNVPLNTAQGRGVQWVEPTRVCEIEFAEWTRDGLVRQAAFLGLLADTPVDQVVRVQPLPIKAMAPEPKRGAKHRAVHVGGVKISHPERVIDSVSGVHKVELAQYYADIAPWILPHLKQRPVALLRAPDGVGEEQFFQKHADRLEIPHIRQLDPALDPGHAALMEIDSPRALISAAQMGTVELHTWTATHDRIETPDLFVLDLDPDPTLPWSAMLEVTRLTLSVLDELGLQAFLKTSGGKGMHVIVPLARSEGWDTTKAFAKAISQFMTRQMPQRVTATMGPKNRVRKIFIDYLRNARGASTVAAYSVRARPGLPVSVPIARAELDGLRNAQQWDIHTALERARGLGADPWDGYNHRQRITARMWQQLEAEKPGE, from the coding sequence ATGGCCAAGGCCGATAGTGAATATGCCCGTTCGTCCGGCACCGAACCGGACACCGTCACGACTCGCGACGACAACCGGCGAGACGACAGCCTTACCGATAACCGGTTACCCGAACGCCTGTCCCCACAACTCGCTACGCCCGTGGAGCAACCACCGGCCGGCGAGTGGCGTTATGAAGTCAAATTCGATGGCTATCGACTGCTGGCCCGCATCGAGCATGGCGCGGTCCGCTTGTTCAACCGCAATCACCAGGACTGGACCGAGCGCCTCAAGCTGCACGCCGATGCCCTCGCCGCCCTGGGCCTGGGGGACAGTTGGCTGGACGGTGAACTGGTGCTGCTCGACGATACCGGGCGATCCGACCTGGCGGCCCTGCGGCAGGCTTTTGAGATCGGTCGCACCGTGGACCTGCTGTATTTTCTGTTCGATGCGCCATTTCTCAATGGTCGGGACCTGCGCCAGGTGCCGGTGGAAGAACGGCGAGCTGCGCTGAAAAAGGCCCTGGCCAACAATGCCAGCAAACACCTGCGGTTCTCCGAAGCATTCTCCGCCAGCCAGGACGAGATCTTCGAGAGTGCCAGCGCCCTGTCGCTGGACCGTGTGGTCGGCAAGCGCCTGGGCAGCCCCTACGCGGGCCAGCGCAGCGTCGATTGGGTCAAACTCAAGTGCCGGCTGCGCCAGGCCTTCGTGATTGTCGGCTTCACCCGTGCGCAAGGCACCCGCAGTGGTTTCGGTGCGTTGCTGCTGGCGGTCAACGGCCCTGCGGGGCTGACATACGCCGGTCGGGTTGGCACAGGGTTCAATCAAGCCCAGCTCAAGGGCTTGCACGAGCAGCTCTTGAGGCAGGTGCGTGACACTTCGCCCCTGAACGTTCCCCTCAATACGGCACAAGGGCGCGGCGTGCAGTGGGTCGAGCCAACCCGCGTCTGTGAAATCGAATTCGCCGAGTGGACCCGCGACGGCCTCGTGCGCCAGGCAGCCTTTCTCGGCCTGCTGGCCGACACGCCAGTCGACCAGGTGGTGCGAGTGCAACCCTTGCCGATCAAGGCCATGGCACCTGAACCCAAGCGCGGCGCAAAACATCGCGCGGTGCATGTCGGCGGCGTGAAGATCTCTCATCCCGAGCGGGTCATCGACAGCGTCAGCGGCGTGCATAAGGTGGAACTGGCGCAATACTACGCGGACATCGCGCCATGGATCCTGCCCCATCTGAAACAGCGCCCGGTGGCCCTGCTGCGGGCACCGGATGGAGTCGGTGAAGAGCAGTTCTTCCAGAAGCATGCCGACCGCCTGGAAATTCCCCATATCCGCCAGCTGGATCCGGCCCTGGACCCTGGCCATGCCGCGCTGATGGAAATCGACAGTCCACGGGCACTGATCAGTGCGGCTCAGATGGGGACGGTGGAGCTGCATACCTGGACCGCGACCCACGACCGGATCGAAACCCCCGACCTGTTCGTCCTGGACCTGGATCCGGACCCGACACTGCCCTGGAGCGCCATGCTGGAAGTCACCCGCCTGACATTATCGGTGCTCGACGAATTGGGGCTGCAGGCATTCCTCAAGACCAGCGGCGGCAAAGGCATGCACGTTATCGTGCCGCTGGCGCGCAGTGAGGGATGGGACACGACCAAGGCGTTCGCCAAGGCCATCTCTCAATTCATGACCCGGCAGATGCCCCAGCGGGTGACGGCCACCATGGGGCCCAAGAACCGGGTCAGGAAGATCTTCATCGACTACCTGCGCAATGCCCGGGGCGCCAGTACGGTAGCCGCCTATTCGGTACGCGCCCGGCCCGGCCTGCCGGTGTCGGTACCGATTGCCCGGGCGGAACTCGATGGCCTGCGTAACGCCCAGCAATGGGATATCCATACCGCACTGGAGCGAGCCAGGGGGCTGGGCGCCGATCCGTGGGACGGCTACAACCACCGCCAGCGGATCACGGCCCGGATGTGGCAACAACTGGAGGCCGAGAAGCCCGGAGAGTGA